The Neomonachus schauinslandi chromosome 4, ASM220157v2, whole genome shotgun sequence genome includes a region encoding these proteins:
- the TNFRSF25 gene encoding tumor necrosis factor receptor superfamily member 25 has product MELRLGGYTAAAAAVLLLVLPGAQGQHSTPGPKCDCAYNFQKRNGLFCCKGCPAGHYLKAPCPKPCGTATCLPCPRGTFLARENHHETRCTRCQACDEEVSQVALTNCSTVADTHCGCEPGWFPECLVKSCKIGSPFRCHPCSDCRALHRHTRVPCSARDTDCGTCLPGFYEYGNSCMPCPTSTLGSCPEPCVTICGWRQIFWVQVLLAGLVVPLLLGAVLTYTYHRCQTCKPKVADEAGMEALTPRQATHLSPKDSTHTLLAPLSNSEKVHTVQLVGSGWTPGSPQTQEVPSPEVTWSWDRRHSRALGPPPPLSPAPPAGSAAATLQPGPQLYDVMDAVPARRWKEFVRTLGLREAEIEAVEVEVGRFRDQQYEMLKRWRQQQPAGLGAVYAALERMGLDGCAEDLRSRLQRGP; this is encoded by the exons ATGGAGTTGCGGCTGGGGGGCTACACGGCAGCGGCGGCTGCG GTCCTGCTCCTCGTGCTGCCGGGCGCCCAGGGCCAGCACAGCACTCCCGGTCCTAAGTGTGACTGTGCCTACAATTTCCAGAAGAGGAACGGTCTGTTCTGTTGCAAGGGCTGCCCAGCAG GGCACTACCTGAAGGCCCCCTGCCCAAAGCCTTGCGGAACCGCCACCTGCCTTCCGTGCCCCCGGGGCACCTTCCTGGCCAGGGAGAACCATCATGAGACCCGCTGTACTCGCTGCCAGGCCTGTGATGAGGAGG TCTCCCAAGTGGCCCTGACGAACTGCTCAACGGTGGCGGACACCCACTGTGGCTGTGAGCCAGGCTGGTTCCCAGAGTGCTTGGTCAAGTCCTGCAAGATCGGCTCGCCCTTCCGCTGCCACCCATGCTCAGACTGCAGGGCCCTGCACCGCCACACACGGGTGCCCT GTTCTGCCAGAGATACCGACTGTGGGACCTGCCTGCCTGGCTTCTATGAATATGGCAACAGCTGCATGCCCTGCCCCAC AAGCACCCTCGGGAGCTGTCCTGAGCCCTGTGTGACTATCTGTGGCTGGAGGCAGA TATTCTGGGTCCAGGTGCTCCTGGCTGGCCTGGTGGTCCCACTCCTGCTTGGTGCTGTGCTGACCTACACTTACCATCGCTGCCAGACTTGCAAGCCCAAGGTTGCTG ATGAAGCTGGGATGGAGGCCCTGACTCCCCGACAG GCCACCCACCTCTCACCCAAGGACAGCACCCACACCCTTCTAGCGCCACTCAGCAACAGTGAGAAGGTCCACACCGTCCAGTTGGTAGGCAGCGGCTGGACCCCTGGCTCCCCCCAGACCCAGGAGGTGCCCAGCCCGGAGGTGACATGGTCCTGGGACCGGCGGCACAGCAGAGCTCTTG GCCCGCCGCCGCCGCTTTCGCCAGCGCCCCCTGCAGGCTCGGCGGCCGCCACGCTCCAGCCCGGCCCGCAGCTCTACGACGTGATGGACGCGGTGCCGGCGCGGCGCTGGAAGGAATTCGTGCGCACCCTGGGGCTGCGCGAGGCGGAGATCGAGGCCGTGGAGGTGGAGGTCGGCCGCTTCCGCGACCAGCAGTACGAGATGCTCAAGCGCTGGCGTCAGCAGCAGCCCGCGGGCCTGGGCGCAGTCTACGCGGCGCTGGAGCGCATGGGGCTGGACGGCTGCGCCGAGGACCTGCGCAGCCGCCTGCAGCGCGGCCCGTGA
- the PLEKHG5 gene encoding pleckstrin homology domain-containing family G member 5 isoform X1, with amino-acid sequence MGTGPGVSGRRAASRPGPGLPCRAGGRARDGEGQVCHHADCQQLHHRGPLNLCEACDSKFHSVMHYDGHVRFDLPPQGSVLARNVSTRSCPPRTSPAVDLEEEEESSMDGKGDRKSTGLKLSKKARRRHTDDPSKECFTLKFDLNVDIETEIVPAMKKKSLGEVLLPVFERKGIALGKVDIYLDQSNTPLSLTFEAYRFGGHYLRVKGSLLAPNAAPAKPGDEGKVEQGVKDSKSLSLPILRPARAGTPSLERVDPQSRRESLDILAPGRRRKNMSEFLGETSIPGQEAPTPSGCSLPSGSSESWKNRAASRFSGFFSSGPSASTYGREVDKMEQLESKLHAYGLFGLPRLPRRLRFDHDSWEEEGDEEEEEDDACLRLEDSWRELIDGHEKLTRRQCHQQEAVWELLHTEASYIKKLRVITNLFLCCLLNLQESGLLCEVEAERLFSNIPEITRLHRGLWASVMAPVLEKARRTRALLQPGDFLRGFKMFGSLFKPYIRYCMEEEGCMEYMRGLLRDNELFRAYVTWAEKHQQCQRLKLNDMLAKPHQRLTKYPLLLKSVLRKTDEPRAKEAVVTMIDSVERFIHHVNACMRQRQERQRLAAVGSRIDAYEVVEGSNDEVDKLLKEFLHLDLTAPIPGASPEETRQLLLEGSLRMKEGKDSKMDVYCFLFTDLLLVTKAVKKAERTKVIRPPLLVDKIVCRELRDPGSFLLIYLNEFHSAVGAYTFQASGQALCRGWVDAIYNAQNQLQQLRAQEHPGGQQHLQSLEEEEDEQEEEEEDDEEEEEEGGESSTSATSSPTILRKSSTSLSSQHCASDGSTETLALVVVEPGELLSSPEFEGGPFGSQSDETSVSTTASSITPTSELLPLGPADGRSCSMDSAYGTLSPTSLQDFVAPAPMAEPVPRPPDLPQAPSPPPSPRLRRRTPVQLLPRLPHLLKSRSEASLLQLLSGATACGAPPAPSRSLSELCLAVTVPGMRTQGSPQEAGPSWVRRGTPSPGRGPEPLEPEGRTSCPAGEPERPARRSKELPLGASPRVQPEPPPGISAQHRKLTLAQLYRIRTTLLLNSTLTAS; translated from the exons GTATGCCACCACGCTGACTGTCAGCAGCTGCACCACCGGGGACCCCTCAACCTCTGTGAGGCCTGTGACAGCAAGTTCCACAGCGTCATGCATTATGATGGGCATGTCCGCTTTGACCTGCCCCCTCAAG GCTCTGTCCTGGCCCGGAATGTGTCTACCCGGTCATGCCCCCCACGTACCAGCCCTGCAGTGGacttggaggaggaagaggaaagctCTATGGATGGCAAAGG GGACCGGAAGAGCACAGGCCTGAAACTCTCCAAGAAGGCAAGGAGGAGACACACAGAT GACCCAAGCAAGGAGTGCTTCACCCTGAAATTTGACCTGAATGTGGACATTGAGACAGAGATCGTGCCGGCCATGAAGAAGAAGTCGCTGGG GGAGGTGCTGCTGCCGGTGTTTGAAAGGAAGGGCATAGCCCTGGGCAAAGTGGATATCTACCTGGACCAGTCCAACACACCCCTGTCCCTCACCTTTGAGGCCTACCGGTTCGGGGGACACTACCTGCGGGTCAAAG GATCTCTCCTTGCCCCCAATGCTGCCCCAGCCAAGCCAGGGGACGAGGGGAAGGTGGAGCAGGGAGTGAAGGACTCCAAGTCCCTGAGTCTGCCAATCCTGCGGCCAGCCAGGGCCGGGACCCCCTCCTTGGAGCGTGTGGACCCCCAGAGCCGCCGGGAGAGCCTGGACATCCTG GCCCCAGGGCGCCGCCGAAAGAACATGTCGGAGTTCCTGGGGGAGACGAGCATCCCTGGCCAGGAGGCCCCCACGCCTTCCGGCTGTTCTCTGCCCAGTGGCAGCAGTGAGAGCTGGAAGAACCGGGCAGCCAGTCGCTTCAGTGGCTTCTTCAGCTCGGGGCCCAGTGCCAGCACCTATGGCCGG GAGGTGGACAAGATGGAGCAGCTGGAGAGCAAGCTGCACGCCTATGGCCTCTTCGGGCTGCCCAGGCTGCCCCGCAGGCTGCGCTTCGACCACGACTcatgggaggaagagggggatgaggaggaagaggaggacgaTGCCTGCCTGCGGCTGGAGGATAGCTGGCGGGAGCTCATTGACGGGCATGAG AAGCTGACCCGGAGGCAGTGCCACCAGCAGGAGGCGGTGTGGGAGCTCCTGCACACCGAGGCCTCCTACATTAAGAAACTGAGGGTGATCACCAAC CTGTTCCTCTGCTGCCTCCTGAACCTGCAAGAGTCGGGGCTGCTGTGCGAG GTGGAGGCCGAACGCCTGTTCAGCAACATCCCGGAGATCACGCGGCTGCACCGCGGACTGTGGGCCAGCGTGATGGCGCCGGTGCTGGAGAAGGCGCGGCGCACGCGGGCGCTGCTGCAGCCCGGGGACTTCCTCAGAGGCTTCAAGATG TTCGGCTCCCTGTTCAAGCCCTACATCCGATACTGCATGGAGGAGGAGGGCTGCATGGAGTACATGCGCGGCCTTCTGCGCGACAACGAGCTCTTCCGGGCCTACGTCACG TGGGCCGAGAAGCACCAGCAGTGCCAACGGCTGAAGCTGAACGACATGCTGGCCAAGCCCCACCAGCGGCTCACCAAGTACCCGCTGCTGCTCAAGTCCGTGCTGAGGAAGACGGACGAGCCGCGCGCCAAGGAGGCCGTCGTCACCATG ATCGACTCGGTGGAGCGCTTCATCCACCACGTGAACGCGTGCATGCGGCAGCGGCAGGAGCGGCAGCGACTGGCGGCCGTGGGGAGCCGCATCGACGCCTATGAGGTGGTGGAGGGCAGCAACGACGAGGTGGACAAG CTCCTGAAGGAGTTTCTGCATCTAGACCTGACAGCACCCATCCCTGGCGCCTCCCCTGAGGAGACACGACAGCTGCTGCTGGAGGGGAGCCTGAGGAtgaaggaggggaaggacagCAAG atgGACGTGTACTGCTTCCTCTTTACGGACCTACTCTTGGTGACCAAGGCAGTGAAGAAGGCTGAGAGGACCAAGGTCATCCGGCCACCACTGCTGGTGGACAAGATTGTGTGCCGAGAGCTGCGAGACCCTG GCTCCTTTCTCCTCATCTACCTGAACGAGTTCCACAGTGCTGTGGGCGCCTACACGTTCCAGGCCAGTGGCCAGGCTTTGTGCCGTGGCTGGGTGGACGCCATTTACAATGCCCAG AACCAGCTGCAGCAGCTGCGTGCCCAGGAGCACCCCGGCGGCCAGCAGCACCTGCagagcctggaggaggaggaagatgagcaggaggaggaggaggaagacgatgaggaggaagaggaggaagggggggagaGTAGCACTTCTGCCACCAGCTCCCCCACAATCCTGCGCAAGAGCAGCACCAGTCTCAGCTCCCAGCACTG TGCCTCAGATGGCTCGACCGAGACCCTGGCCCTGGTTGTGGTGGAGCCTGGGGAGCTGCTGTCCTCTCCTGAGTTTGAGGGCGGCCCCTTCGGCTCCCAGTCAGACGAGACCTCTGTCAGCACCACTGCATCCTCCATCACGCCCACCAGTGAGCTGCTGCCCCTGGGCCCGGCAGACGGCCGCTCCTGCTCCATGGACTCGGCCTACggcaccctctcccccacctccctgcaggACTTCGTGGCCCCAGCCCCTATGGCGGAGCCAGTGCCCCGGCCCCCAGATTTGCCACAagccccttcacccccaccctctccccgccTCCGCCGCCGCACCCCTGTTCAACTGCTGCCCCGCCTGCCCCACCTGCTCAAGTCCAGATCTGAGGCCAGCCTCCTCCAGCTGCTGTCAGGGGCCACCGCCTGTGGagcgcccccagcccccagccgcAGTCTGTCAGAACTCTGCTTGGCCGTTACGGTCCCCGGCATGAGGACTCAGGGTTCCCCTCAGGAAGCTGGGCCCAGCTGGGTTCGCCGGGGGACACCCAGCCCTGGCCGTGGCCCCGAGCCATTGGAGCCGGAGGGCAGAACCAGCTGCCCGGCTGGGGAGCCTGAAAGGCCCGCCAGGAGGAGCAAAGAACTGCCCTTGGGGGCCTCGCCCAGAGTCCAGCCCGAGCCCCCCCCAGGGATCTCTGCCCAGCACCGGAAGCTGACACTAGCCCAGCTGTACCGGATCAGGACCACCCTGCTGCTTAACTCTACGCTCACTGCCTCGTGA
- the PLEKHG5 gene encoding pleckstrin homology domain-containing family G member 5 isoform X2, whose amino-acid sequence MDKGRAAKVCHHADCQQLHHRGPLNLCEACDSKFHSVMHYDGHVRFDLPPQGSVLARNVSTRSCPPRTSPAVDLEEEEESSMDGKGDRKSTGLKLSKKARRRHTDDPSKECFTLKFDLNVDIETEIVPAMKKKSLGEVLLPVFERKGIALGKVDIYLDQSNTPLSLTFEAYRFGGHYLRVKGSLLAPNAAPAKPGDEGKVEQGVKDSKSLSLPILRPARAGTPSLERVDPQSRRESLDILAPGRRRKNMSEFLGETSIPGQEAPTPSGCSLPSGSSESWKNRAASRFSGFFSSGPSASTYGREVDKMEQLESKLHAYGLFGLPRLPRRLRFDHDSWEEEGDEEEEEDDACLRLEDSWRELIDGHEKLTRRQCHQQEAVWELLHTEASYIKKLRVITNLFLCCLLNLQESGLLCEVEAERLFSNIPEITRLHRGLWASVMAPVLEKARRTRALLQPGDFLRGFKMFGSLFKPYIRYCMEEEGCMEYMRGLLRDNELFRAYVTWAEKHQQCQRLKLNDMLAKPHQRLTKYPLLLKSVLRKTDEPRAKEAVVTMIDSVERFIHHVNACMRQRQERQRLAAVGSRIDAYEVVEGSNDEVDKLLKEFLHLDLTAPIPGASPEETRQLLLEGSLRMKEGKDSKMDVYCFLFTDLLLVTKAVKKAERTKVIRPPLLVDKIVCRELRDPGSFLLIYLNEFHSAVGAYTFQASGQALCRGWVDAIYNAQNQLQQLRAQEHPGGQQHLQSLEEEEDEQEEEEEDDEEEEEEGGESSTSATSSPTILRKSSTSLSSQHCASDGSTETLALVVVEPGELLSSPEFEGGPFGSQSDETSVSTTASSITPTSELLPLGPADGRSCSMDSAYGTLSPTSLQDFVAPAPMAEPVPRPPDLPQAPSPPPSPRLRRRTPVQLLPRLPHLLKSRSEASLLQLLSGATACGAPPAPSRSLSELCLAVTVPGMRTQGSPQEAGPSWVRRGTPSPGRGPEPLEPEGRTSCPAGEPERPARRSKELPLGASPRVQPEPPPGISAQHRKLTLAQLYRIRTTLLLNSTLTAS is encoded by the exons GTATGCCACCACGCTGACTGTCAGCAGCTGCACCACCGGGGACCCCTCAACCTCTGTGAGGCCTGTGACAGCAAGTTCCACAGCGTCATGCATTATGATGGGCATGTCCGCTTTGACCTGCCCCCTCAAG GCTCTGTCCTGGCCCGGAATGTGTCTACCCGGTCATGCCCCCCACGTACCAGCCCTGCAGTGGacttggaggaggaagaggaaagctCTATGGATGGCAAAGG GGACCGGAAGAGCACAGGCCTGAAACTCTCCAAGAAGGCAAGGAGGAGACACACAGAT GACCCAAGCAAGGAGTGCTTCACCCTGAAATTTGACCTGAATGTGGACATTGAGACAGAGATCGTGCCGGCCATGAAGAAGAAGTCGCTGGG GGAGGTGCTGCTGCCGGTGTTTGAAAGGAAGGGCATAGCCCTGGGCAAAGTGGATATCTACCTGGACCAGTCCAACACACCCCTGTCCCTCACCTTTGAGGCCTACCGGTTCGGGGGACACTACCTGCGGGTCAAAG GATCTCTCCTTGCCCCCAATGCTGCCCCAGCCAAGCCAGGGGACGAGGGGAAGGTGGAGCAGGGAGTGAAGGACTCCAAGTCCCTGAGTCTGCCAATCCTGCGGCCAGCCAGGGCCGGGACCCCCTCCTTGGAGCGTGTGGACCCCCAGAGCCGCCGGGAGAGCCTGGACATCCTG GCCCCAGGGCGCCGCCGAAAGAACATGTCGGAGTTCCTGGGGGAGACGAGCATCCCTGGCCAGGAGGCCCCCACGCCTTCCGGCTGTTCTCTGCCCAGTGGCAGCAGTGAGAGCTGGAAGAACCGGGCAGCCAGTCGCTTCAGTGGCTTCTTCAGCTCGGGGCCCAGTGCCAGCACCTATGGCCGG GAGGTGGACAAGATGGAGCAGCTGGAGAGCAAGCTGCACGCCTATGGCCTCTTCGGGCTGCCCAGGCTGCCCCGCAGGCTGCGCTTCGACCACGACTcatgggaggaagagggggatgaggaggaagaggaggacgaTGCCTGCCTGCGGCTGGAGGATAGCTGGCGGGAGCTCATTGACGGGCATGAG AAGCTGACCCGGAGGCAGTGCCACCAGCAGGAGGCGGTGTGGGAGCTCCTGCACACCGAGGCCTCCTACATTAAGAAACTGAGGGTGATCACCAAC CTGTTCCTCTGCTGCCTCCTGAACCTGCAAGAGTCGGGGCTGCTGTGCGAG GTGGAGGCCGAACGCCTGTTCAGCAACATCCCGGAGATCACGCGGCTGCACCGCGGACTGTGGGCCAGCGTGATGGCGCCGGTGCTGGAGAAGGCGCGGCGCACGCGGGCGCTGCTGCAGCCCGGGGACTTCCTCAGAGGCTTCAAGATG TTCGGCTCCCTGTTCAAGCCCTACATCCGATACTGCATGGAGGAGGAGGGCTGCATGGAGTACATGCGCGGCCTTCTGCGCGACAACGAGCTCTTCCGGGCCTACGTCACG TGGGCCGAGAAGCACCAGCAGTGCCAACGGCTGAAGCTGAACGACATGCTGGCCAAGCCCCACCAGCGGCTCACCAAGTACCCGCTGCTGCTCAAGTCCGTGCTGAGGAAGACGGACGAGCCGCGCGCCAAGGAGGCCGTCGTCACCATG ATCGACTCGGTGGAGCGCTTCATCCACCACGTGAACGCGTGCATGCGGCAGCGGCAGGAGCGGCAGCGACTGGCGGCCGTGGGGAGCCGCATCGACGCCTATGAGGTGGTGGAGGGCAGCAACGACGAGGTGGACAAG CTCCTGAAGGAGTTTCTGCATCTAGACCTGACAGCACCCATCCCTGGCGCCTCCCCTGAGGAGACACGACAGCTGCTGCTGGAGGGGAGCCTGAGGAtgaaggaggggaaggacagCAAG atgGACGTGTACTGCTTCCTCTTTACGGACCTACTCTTGGTGACCAAGGCAGTGAAGAAGGCTGAGAGGACCAAGGTCATCCGGCCACCACTGCTGGTGGACAAGATTGTGTGCCGAGAGCTGCGAGACCCTG GCTCCTTTCTCCTCATCTACCTGAACGAGTTCCACAGTGCTGTGGGCGCCTACACGTTCCAGGCCAGTGGCCAGGCTTTGTGCCGTGGCTGGGTGGACGCCATTTACAATGCCCAG AACCAGCTGCAGCAGCTGCGTGCCCAGGAGCACCCCGGCGGCCAGCAGCACCTGCagagcctggaggaggaggaagatgagcaggaggaggaggaggaagacgatgaggaggaagaggaggaagggggggagaGTAGCACTTCTGCCACCAGCTCCCCCACAATCCTGCGCAAGAGCAGCACCAGTCTCAGCTCCCAGCACTG TGCCTCAGATGGCTCGACCGAGACCCTGGCCCTGGTTGTGGTGGAGCCTGGGGAGCTGCTGTCCTCTCCTGAGTTTGAGGGCGGCCCCTTCGGCTCCCAGTCAGACGAGACCTCTGTCAGCACCACTGCATCCTCCATCACGCCCACCAGTGAGCTGCTGCCCCTGGGCCCGGCAGACGGCCGCTCCTGCTCCATGGACTCGGCCTACggcaccctctcccccacctccctgcaggACTTCGTGGCCCCAGCCCCTATGGCGGAGCCAGTGCCCCGGCCCCCAGATTTGCCACAagccccttcacccccaccctctccccgccTCCGCCGCCGCACCCCTGTTCAACTGCTGCCCCGCCTGCCCCACCTGCTCAAGTCCAGATCTGAGGCCAGCCTCCTCCAGCTGCTGTCAGGGGCCACCGCCTGTGGagcgcccccagcccccagccgcAGTCTGTCAGAACTCTGCTTGGCCGTTACGGTCCCCGGCATGAGGACTCAGGGTTCCCCTCAGGAAGCTGGGCCCAGCTGGGTTCGCCGGGGGACACCCAGCCCTGGCCGTGGCCCCGAGCCATTGGAGCCGGAGGGCAGAACCAGCTGCCCGGCTGGGGAGCCTGAAAGGCCCGCCAGGAGGAGCAAAGAACTGCCCTTGGGGGCCTCGCCCAGAGTCCAGCCCGAGCCCCCCCCAGGGATCTCTGCCCAGCACCGGAAGCTGACACTAGCCCAGCTGTACCGGATCAGGACCACCCTGCTGCTTAACTCTACGCTCACTGCCTCGTGA